The sequence ACGTATATCTTAAAGCCACACTTTTCCCCCAATAACCTAACAAATCTTGTAAATATCCACTCAAAAGACTTGAAAGTGCTAGTAGCTTAATAACTTCACATAACACTATAGGCTGCGCAGGGAAGAAAAACAAGTTGATGTCAAGTCTTTCCTTATTTCTTCATAGCTTTCTCAAAAACCAATCTGATTAGAGATAGGACCAGCTGCAAGAATCTCCTCGGTGAGCTTGTTGTCTTTTCCAATCTTATAATTTGCAAACACCTCAAAATTTTTCCTGAAGAGTCCAGCCAGCTTCAATAGTGTATCATTGTAGGCTTTCTTGTCCGGCCACTGCAATTCAAAAAAGTTGCATGCATGCATTAGTAGAAAGGTCTAGAAATTTTGGCCCAAAGTTGACACAGAAACAGTGATTTgagaaatggaaaagaaagccAGCTTACAGTGTTGACAGGGTCCAGGATTTCTGAAGGCACACCCTCAATCTCAATTGGGATTTCAAGCCCAAAAACTTCAGTCTTCCTGTAATTTGCCCTCAAGAGGTCACCTGAATGTATGGCGTCAATGATTCTCCGAGTGTATGCCAACTTCATACGTTTTCCTGATCCATAGCTGCCACCTGACCAGCCGGTATTGACTAGCCATCCTGTGGCTCCATGCTTCTGCATTTTTTCAGCCAACATAGCTGCATATTTCGTAGGATGCAGCATGATAAATGCTGCACCAAAGCAAGCTGAGAATGTTGCCTGTGGTTCCTTAATACCATCCTCTGTACCAGCCACCTGTTTAAGCAATTGGGATACCAATTAACTGCCTAAAAGTCTCTTAAAAGACTTCTACTTCATAATGTATTGAAGAAACAGCAGATTTAGTAAGTACCAGCGCAGTATAACCACTGATGAAGTGATACATAGTCTGTGCCAAGCTCAGCTTGCTCACAGGTGGGAGAACTCCGAATGCGTCACAAGCCAGAAGGATGACATTCTTTGGATGAGGACCAACACATGGTATCTTAGCATTCGGAATGTACTCTATAGGATATGCTGCCCGTGTGTTTTCTGcaacaacaaaagaaattttgatGTGGTATTAGGAGTAAGTCTTAGCTATACATGAAATGTGCATTTGTTTGAGAGTCGGGTACATTGTCAAAAGTTGAGCATAGCAGCATAAAGTGGGACTTGATTTATGGgttaatcaaaattaattctttctGAATTGGACAGTAAAAGTTATTTAACTTAACAAAGTTGCAGATTCATTAATACCTGTGACAGATTTGTCTGAATAATCTACTTCTCGAGTATGCTCATCAAACACTACATTCTCCAGTACTGCAATGCACAAGCATTCTCATTAGCACCACCTTAACATCACTAAACAGAAACTGCTAAGTAGATACCCAAGTCATTTCATAAACAAGATTTTGGAACATAAATAAGAATCTTACCAGTTCCAAACTTGATGGAATTCCAGATATCAGGCTCTTTCTCTCTTGAAAGATCGATGCACTTAGCATAGCAACCACCTTCAATGTTTGACACACCATTCTCACTCCAGCAGTGTTCATCATCTCCGATTAAATACCTATTGTGATCAGTAGACAGAGTAGTCTTGCCAGTACCTATGaaaaacataaacaaaattaagagAATCCATCAGCAACAAGATTATAAAAATGGAATATCAAGTAAAAATCGTAAGAGGCACATATCGGTTGGCAGCTGATTGATCTCCACACTGCAGAACGATGATTCCAATGATACTATACCTGATAATCCAAAGAAGAGGGCAACATCCCCATCTTTTCCCATATTGCAGCCAGAGTGAAGGGAGAGAATTTGACGCATAGGCATGAGATAATGCATTACGCCGAATAGACCTTTCTTCATTTCCCCAGCATACTGAGTGCCAAGGATGACCATTTCTCTCCTAGCAAGATTGATGTCTATGCTAGTGGAAGAAGTCATGTAGTGGGTGTAACGATTACATGGGAACTGCCCAGCATTGTATATAGTGAAGTCCGGAGTTCCAAAGTCCTCCAGCTCTTCAGGAGTGGGTCGGATACACCTGTAACCCACCCGGTTATCGCATATACACTTAGCTATTTCATTATTTGTGGCCTCTTATATAGCTGCTTATTTTGTTTGGAGAGATATACTATTCAAAGCTGATATATAACAATCAAGTCTTCTTATAATCTATCTCTATAAAATTATGGTGCTGTGATCAGATATTTCGGACAAAAAAGATTCCTGCCAAGTACTTTGGCTTCTTCACTTACATGTTGTGCATGAACAATGAATGGTAAGCCCTGGCAGATACAATACGAACTTTAATTCGGTGCTCTGGATCCCAGTTCAGAAACTGATCATTTACGAACACCTGAAATATGGGTTTTACTGTGTCATCAATCAAACTCATTCAACATTTTAACAAAATGTTAGTCCAGACAGAAAATACAAGGCAATTACTGAGGTCTGAATTATGATTTAAATCAGTGTTTTAGTCCAACTGACTTGAAGCCCTCTTGTATAGAAAACTTGGGTTCAGTAATCCTAAGTTGTCACCACACAACAGAACCTACTGGACGAAGCACCACCGCCATAACCATTAACCATTAAGGGACCTCTCATGACCATCCTTGGACCCAATAGTTGAAGTGAACATAACCAAGGACGGATAAGGCACACCTAACAATAAAATGAATCCCACCTCAATAACTTGGATGTATGCAATACCTACAAGATTCTTTACTTCTAGAATTGCCTGCCACTACACAGGATGCGCGCTCTAGGCCATGtattaaaaagagagaaacGACAAAGGATGGGGTCCTGGGATTCTGTTAAAACGTCATAGGATTCTGAAGACCGATTGATCTTTTGAAAATTGATATAACAGTTTTCTGGAGAGGAGAGTTATCTTCAGACATGtaacacaaaataaaacaataaagaaatcTATTCTTCTAACCAGTTGGGATGTGGCTCAGGTTATGACTCTTAGGGTGGCAGATTCAAACcctctaaaaaaaaataccattGTTCAAGGTTAACCATGCTTGTGGTAAGAGTGCAGATATCAAGCATCAATGTTAAACTTGGGACCCAGAATACGCAAGGGTTATGGCCACGACAATTGCAGTTGTGAGGTAGTTATAATCTCTTGTGCACAGACAAAATGGTAGATAAGGATGGGTATCTTTCTCAAGCCCACTAAGTAAATTCATCACGTCATCTTAACAGAAAAAGTCGATTTAACCAAAGTGACCCAAGTCCCATAGATGTAGGAATGGATGATAATGCACCAGGCTAAATTTGGAAGATATTTGTGATATTGGAATTTGGGGAATTTATGTGAATTTACTATCACTCGTTAAAACATGGCCTGACAAAATTATATGTCCTAAGATAGAGTTGTAACTTGTTAGCAAAGTgaccaatttttattttatttttattttttctgaatgAGATGTTTTTAAGGTCAAATTGGCCAAAGAGTAGGAACTAATCAAAATACATGCCTTGTCTAATGAGTTCAAGTAATCAACAGCTCGTTCCCTGTTAACCAAGAAAGTATGCTCATCCATTTCAATGTTAGGCGACCCCCTGCAAAAGaagttgataatttttaatataactcATAAAggacctttttttttcttttttctgagagtattttaaattcaagTGTCGTGAATttgcttaataaaataataaaaacaaaaaattgaaTCAGGACTTACTTTCCCCACCAAAGTTCACCTTCAGTGGTGGAGTCCCTGACGACACGCTTATCTCTTGGAGATCTGCCAGTCTTTGCCCCAGAAAGTGTAGCTAAGGCACCATTTGATGTTATAAATGAACCCTTTTCATACTTTATTGCTTGCTCATACAGCTCTACAGCACCATTCAGAAAAACATTATCAGGTTGTAGAGTTcaagttcaaaagaaaaaagaagaaaaaaacacCCTGTTAGTCCTACAAATGTTTGGCAGCGcatatagaattaattaaaattgctAATTAcaagtaatattttatagtaCAGATACatgagaaattaataatttaatattttggcTTTCtagatatttatataagtgaagattttgattttattaagttaatgcttttcttaaataaatggAGACTTTGCACTATTTATTGAGGCAGCCAAAAGGCTATATAGACAAAATTGCActttaagtttatttatttatttaaatcatccgattttattttctgcaaATACTTTTAGATTGTTAGCTTGAATTAAGGAGCTTCACTTTTGAATCTTGGCAATATACAAcccataaacaaataaattaatatgtttgTTTCTTGATAGAAATCAGTTCTGTTTTAAGATTGTTTATATacccaaaataaataaataaaagcttgGGTTGGGTTGGGGGTAAACtcaaaagtaaaagaaataccAGCAGGAGAGAGATTGTAGAGGACGTGGGTAAACTTGAGAGAACTATCACTAACACTGATGGCTGGGGCAAAAATAGGAGGATGCTCGACATGTGTCACCGTCTGCCCTTCCGCCTTCCTTGCTGGGTCCCCTTTCACCACCTTCGGCCCTGTTTCTCGTGTCAATGATGCCAAAGATGCACTGCACATTACGTACACAGAttaatatcatcaaattattTGAACTCAAAAACCAAttcttttgaaagaaaaaataaaaaagcttgGTGCAGTGGTCACCAtgctattaattttaaata is a genomic window of Ricinus communis isolate WT05 ecotype wild-type chromosome 2, ASM1957865v1, whole genome shotgun sequence containing:
- the LOC8288066 gene encoding phosphoenolpyruvate carboxykinase (ATP) 1 — its product is MAENGEFSFKSNSSGRNGLPKIVTQKNDVCQDDSGPTVKAKTIDELHSLQRKKSAPTTPIKGGAPPSPLSEEQRQKQQLQSISASLASLTRETGPKVVKGDPARKAEGQTVTHVEHPPIFAPAISVSDSSLKFTHVLYNLSPAELYEQAIKYEKGSFITSNGALATLSGAKTGRSPRDKRVVRDSTTEGELWWGKGSPNIEMDEHTFLVNRERAVDYLNSLDKVFVNDQFLNWDPEHRIKVRIVSARAYHSLFMHNMCIRPTPEELEDFGTPDFTIYNAGQFPCNRYTHYMTSSTSIDINLARREMVILGTQYAGEMKKGLFGVMHYLMPMRQILSLHSGCNMGKDGDVALFFGLSGTGKTTLSTDHNRYLIGDDEHCWSENGVSNIEGGCYAKCIDLSREKEPDIWNSIKFGTVLENVVFDEHTREVDYSDKSVTENTRAAYPIEYIPNAKIPCVGPHPKNVILLACDAFGVLPPVSKLSLAQTMYHFISGYTALVAGTEDGIKEPQATFSACFGAAFIMLHPTKYAAMLAEKMQKHGATGWLVNTGWSGGSYGSGKRMKLAYTRRIIDAIHSGDLLRANYRKTEVFGLEIPIEIEGVPSEILDPVNTWPDKKAYNDTLLKLAGLFRKNFEVFANYKIGKDNKLTEEILAAGPISNQIGF